The stretch of DNA AATGGCCAATATTTAGATATAGTACTTTATTAATCCCCATGGGGAGATTTGATTGCACCAGCCAAAACACATTGCTAATAAATacaccacaaaaacacaacaaggacacacagacactaaaAGCGGAATATCAATAAATAAACAAGTGTTTGTGTTAAAAAGCCTCATGATATGGTAAAAAGGATCTGCGGAAACGTTCAGTTTTGGACCTGGGGAAAATAAATGTATGCCATTGCACTGCGATGCTCATGGCAGGTAGACCTGTGGAGGGGGTGGCTAGTGTCGGCCTCGACAGTATACTCCTGAGTTTTTTTTTGCCTGCTGTGCAGAATTTACACAATGAAGGTGGGCAACCATGATGCATATTTCTTGGTCTACTACACAGTAGCCTTTACACTAGGATGGACTGGAGTGTCTATGTATTCATCCACAATTTATGTTGTACACATAGCCCAAACGTATCTCTAGGTATCTATAGGTATACAAAGCCACATCCTGTCATATATTTAAGCACATCGCGTTCATTTCAACCAACATTCTTCTCCCCTGGAAGCCATGTTAAGGGGGCGTTTRATTCTATTTTCCCCTGGAATGATTTTTTTTCCACTTTGCAGCATCAGTAGTAGCGTTGAGCCAGCCTCCTATGAATGTACGGTGGTTGTGGCTGTAGTTTTTTTTTAGGAACAGGATACGCATAAGGACagcgaagaaaaaaaaacatagcaaTTCCTCGGGGGATTTGTGAAAGGGAAACTCAGGTCTGCATTTATTCGTGTAAAGGACGACAAACAGGTACAAATTTCACGCTCACGCATATCCGGCTTATTTCGTTTTGTGGCGAGCTGCGTCTCCGAAAGAATTTCTTTCCATGTCTGATGAGATTACACATCCAATGCAATGAAAACAAAATGGGGGTTGCGCTGTAGCATGTGAGCAACATAATTACAAGAAAGGTTACGGCCCGATGTCCCAGACCTTTCTATTTGAGAACAGCCGCGTATTTATAGTGGACAGGCGACCAACTGAAGCGAGGCCCTTGATTAGATAGGTGTCCATAATGCTTTTTCAATACGCGTACCCTATCCGAAAAATACACGTAGGCCTACCAGCATGTGAATTTTTATTCCTGCAGAATAGAGCGTCTATGTATACACATGTATTTAATTTGTCCTATATTCATGGCGATTTGTACATTGTCTTGTTATGTCGGTTAGGATCAAATTTTAAACGTCACATTTGACGAAAAACATGAATTAAATGACATACGTCGAGTATTGTAGGTTACAGTAGGTGTCACGATCTTTTCCCTGTTCTTTTATTTTGCCCTTTCATGGGAGCAATCGAGGATACAAAACGCATTCAAGATGCACAAGAAAATGTAATGCATTCAATGCAATAGGGCCTAGCTATCCGAAATAATATATCGGTTCTCAGATTGCAAATGGAATTTCTAAATCTGGGACTCTACTGTAGGCCACCGCGGACCTCTTCTGTACCAGTATTATTGAGTTTGTTTACAACCTCTGGCAAAGTAACCTTCCCATCTTGAAAATCAAACTAATACTAATGCACAACTTTACAATTCCTCTGAACAATGCTTCGTATTTGGCAATTTAATTGAATTCTTAAAAgttccaatgcagccgtttttatctcaatatcaattcatttctgggtaacaattaagtactatagtgtgatttatttttaattacatttgaattgaaaacattttWAAAAAACTTAGCAAAGCGCAATTTTTCAAGCAAGAATCTTGCTAGGAAGGTCTGGGAGTGATTTGAGAGGGGACGGGAAACCTGAAATCAGCtcgttattggcagagaggtttggaactctttcttattggcttAACTAATTTGCCGGgtagtgatgtcaccatggaaggccaaaactcttCTCCCCCAACGGTCTTTTCAAACGGCTCTTGCGTTATAATTTTCACCGTATTATTCAACCTCAGTGTAGAAATATARCAAACACAggtaaatcacgtttttgactgcactggacttTTAAACGTTGTAGGCCTTTTATTCCTTAATAATTTGGAATAATATGCTAATCTAGTGTGCTTTGCTTGTTTTATTCATTCTCTGTTCTTATCAACTTTGCAAAGTCATGGTATAGGTATTTTCTTGCCTACATGAGGACAATATGATGCCCCTGATAGGCCTCTTCTGTACATCTCAATCTTTGTTCTTCAAGTGTTTATGCATGTTTTATCAGTTTAAAGAATGATAAGTCATATAGCCTGCAGACATGTTGGTTTACTTTTCACACCCAGACTTCATATCTTGATTCTGCTACCTgtcaaaaacacctgcctctagtCATTCTGCTCCCACCACAAACCCTTACCATTTCAATGCATAGAAGCTTCAAAATGGCACAATTATAGGCTTCTGCAGGAgtaaatcagtggaggctggtggagtaGATATAGGAGTACgggtcattgtaatggctggaatggaataaaaggaacagagtcaaacgtcttccatttgtttgataccgttccattaatttCCTTTCAGCCATTACGGTGAACCTGTCctgctatagctcctcccaccagcctccactggagtAAAATGTAGTCTTTACTAAATTCCTTTTGGCATGTGGGCATTATAAAAACAGTTTTGCACAATAGGGTCTAGTGTATTTCAATTGGTTCATTGTTGCATGTATAGGACAAATAACCAATTGAATGTAGTTGCAATCTCCATCCTGAACACTAACCATGGTAACATGACTGCTGTCCTCCCCAGGTAGACATAGCTGAGGCAAGATGTCAGCCcgaggaggaaagaagaagagcACCAAACTGTCCCGCTCCGCCAGAGCAGGGGTCATCTTTCCTGTGGGGAGGATGATGAGGTATCTACGCACAGGGACGCACAAGTACCGCATCGGCATGGGGGCACCCGTCTACATGGCAGCCGTCATAGAGTACCTGGCAGGTTGGTATCTCGCCTGAGGGAAAACACACATCAATGTCgtcaaacacaaaaacaatgttcataaattcacttgtgtattaattACAGGATTATGTAAAATATGAAAATMTATATTTTATTGGTAAACGGTGGCAGAACATTTTTCTAATGACCATTTCTTGTTTAGCTGAGATTTTGGAGTTGGCAGGGAATGCAGCAAGGGACAACAAAAAAGGCAGAATAACTCCTCGGCACATTAAACTGGCTGTCGCCAACGATGAGGAGCTCAACCAGGTACAGTATTATTCCCCTTGAAATTGACAGTTAAAAAATGTCCTATAATGACCTCAGCAGAGTACATTTTTCATGTTGTTCCACTTCACTTGCACAATCGTTACACCAtattatattacagtatattagtgCCCAATAGGGATCCATAAAACTTTTAGATGAAGGTAGTCCCTTTGTCTAAGTGTTCAGGAAGGTGCAGTTGACGCCAAATGGCATCTGTACCAGGTAGGATTTCATCAGACATGAACTGKCACCGCTTCGTGGTTAACCTTTTTTTAGACAGTGGGGACATTCCGCCTGTATTCAAATAAGTGGGGATCAAATAATGATGAAATAATTACACTTAGACAATGATCTTTATCATTTTAGCAGGATTTTTACCACTTGCCTAGTATTTCTCAGAGGGAAGAAATTGACCAATGAGACGGAATAGTCAACTGATTCACCTGTTCTGTGGCCTCTCAGCTTCTCAGAGGAGTGACCATATCAAACGGAGGGGTCCTGCCTCGCATCCACCCTGAGCTGCTGTCCAAGAAGAGGGGCAGCCGAGTGAAAGTGGACACTCAGGTGACTGTGCCAGAGAAGAGGGCGGAACGCGTCAAGAGCATCAAGAAACCTACCACCAAAAAAGGCAAAGGCAAACCAGGCCGAAAGCAGAGGGTAAGTACACATGATTGGGCATCGTGAATGACAGCAAACATCTCAATATTTGTCAATGTGTTTGTTATAGTGCTATAAGAAGCATGAGTGTGTTCTGTTTTTCATTGATTCTATTCAAAGAAAAACACGGAAAACGACAAAGAGGCTGTTGTAGCTAACTCAACAGTGGAAGATGGGCCAGGTGATGGATTCACTATCCTCTCAGCGAAAAGCCTGTTCCTTGGACAAAAGGTATCATTAAATGTAGGCTCATGTCAGCAATGACGTGTCATTCTATGACACCTTTTATAAAGATACCTCAGAAATAAGTGACACGAGTCAAGTTTCTAAGTGATTCTGTTATAACTTCAACTCTACATCCCCTAAAACAGCTTTCACTAACAGAGAGTGAAATTAGCAAAATTGGAACCATCAAGGTGGAGGGAATCATCAACCCCACAAATGCAGAGATGGACCTCAAAGAGGGAGTGGGTGAGAATGCCAGACCTGCTGGTCTTTTCTTCTTAGACGTGTGAAAGGCCCACGGCCCATTATAATTATCCCTCTTACCTGTTGTGTGCTCGTCTGCAGGCAGTGCCCTGGAGAAGGCAGGGGGGCGAGACTTCTTGGAGGCAGTGAAAGAACTGCGGAAAGCACAGGGACCTTTGGAGGTAGCATCAGGTATGGCGATCTGGAAACTAGAGTAAAATCTGCTGAATGATAGGTTTGAGAAGTTTCGCATGCAATGGTAATGAAATTATGTTATTACCAAATGTGTTTATCCAAAGACCCACATTCAGCATACACATAAAACATCATTGACACATGATAGTCTCGCCCTCACTCACCTGTCTAGCCTCAAGTACACTGTCAATGCGTATATTTAAACCTACAAAGAAAGAGGGAAACATCAGTGTGTGTTTCCGTGTCTTCCTCCTGTAGTTGCGGTGAGCCAGGCCAGTGGGATGCCAGCTCGTTTTGTCATCCACTGTAACATCCCTCAATGGGGCTCAGAGAAGTGTGAGGACCAGCTGGAGAAGACTGTCAAGGCCTgcctctctgctgcagaggagaagaaACTCAAGTCTGTTGCCTTCCCCTCACTTCCTGCTGGCCGGTGAGACTACTCAACTACAGCTTTAAATCTATACCAGTAACAATAAAAACAGTGATACGACTAAAATACCTTTTAGTCTTAGTCACAATTTAATAATTTCATCCTTCTTTGTTATCAGTCGACTAAAACTCTGAACAATGTCACATATTAGTCAGTGAATTTAATAATTAGTGTACACCTATAACTTCCATATGTACATTGAGATAGTCTTGTCCGTCTTGTCCAACTAGGCCTACTATCCCCTCATATAGCTGGCACATTGTTATTGTGGCAGATTGTAACCAATGCCAGCAATGATTTACAACAGGCTACAAAGCCTTGGCTAcatgttaaacaatttaggcATTCAGCTTTTATCTCCCCTTCATAACCTTGGGGTGGGGGTAAATAAGTGATTCCCTTAAAAATTGAAGAATCTGAGCTTTCCACAGCAATGCCAGAAATATTACTGTACTACTAATATTCAGCAAATAGTATGAGAgagagttaaaaaaaaatgtctactTTAGGTTACTTACAATTGAAGTGTCCTTGCTGCCAGTTAAAAAGATTGATGAGTGACTGAAGTGACCACCTGGGCAGATCAGCTCAATCAGACTGTGCTTAAAAAAACGTTAATTCCGCCAATGAGAGGATTGCATTAAATATTCTGCAAAGGCATGCATGCTTATAATTGGACGTGGAATTTTCATCCACTAAAATTAAAACTCAGTAGTTATGGTCATTTTCATGGCATCTCGTCAGGAAAAATTGGTTGTTGACATTTTTTGTCAGTTATTGTTGACTAAATTAACATAGCTCAACATTCTGAACCAGGGCTCTTaatctttccttgattccttctCAAAATGCATTGAAGAAGGTCAAAGGAGGGAAGGACCTTGAACCTATCTCCTCCAATAAAGGAGATAAGGTGTGAGGAATTGTAGAAAGTCCAATTGAGATTGAGCCCACGTCTGTGTATCTCTCCTGGTTGTAGGAATGGATTCCCAAAGCAAACAGCCGCCCAGCTGATCCTCAAGGCCATCTCCAACCATTTTGTCTCTGCGACGACCTCCTCCCTGAAAAACATTTACTTTGTACTGTTTGACAGCGAGAGCATCGGAATATACCTTCAGGAAATGGCKAAGCTGGATGCCAAGTGAAGAGATGCTTGATTTGAggtgttttttttaacagttgTATTTCAGATGGATCTTTGTTTTTTGCAGCTGATATAGTGTGATCAAAAGGTGCTGTAAGTAGGCGTTTTTGACATTGGATAGCCCTTGGAAggcgtaaaaaaatatatgtttgtgagTGAAGTACTGTACGCATTTATGTTACACTGTCTTCCTTTTACAGGATTGCATTCTTTCTTTTTAGACTAGACTCAATGAATAATCCCATGGCTTGTCATTCTTATCCCTCATTTACTGATATTGTTTTCACATTCCATGTACAAAGACAATTTTGacggttgtttttttctgctAGAATCCCTCTGTAGTTTCTGATACAGTTAGTTTACTAAGAAAAGTGTTTCTCATTCTGCTTTGAAATAAAAATCCAGATGTTTTACACCACAGATCCAGTTCTGATTTGATTAATGCATCATTTACCAACACCCATGAATAGCACAGCAACCCAGTTTCattatatttattacattgtAAAAAGTACATGaccttttatttatatatacacatgtaaTTTCCTGTTCACTCAAGAATTAGCGCCTGGTATACCTAACAATGCAGTACAACAAATGAACAGCTTACAAAAAGACTTAACAACCCTGCGAAAGAGGGGCTCCACTTCATTGTATTGTATAGTGTTGGTGCACAGACAGACTAATGCGTTTCTAATTTCTCTGACATAAGGCAGTGGATTAGGAGAGTAATATAACCTGACCTgaaagcagttgctcccaactgTACTTCAACAAGAGTATTCATTCCCCAACAGCCCATTCCTAGCGGAATAAATAAGATTACAATTTTAAACTGATAACGGCCGAGAAATAAACTGCACTGAAGGTTATGCAAATCACAAGGTTGGGAATTGGAAATAGACACCACAGGGATATTACTACAAAGCAGCATCAacgagttagccagctaactttaatAAACAACCAGATATAACTATTCATTTTCTGTTTTATTCATTTAATAAACCTATACTTACATATGcattttttggttgttgagttaattagaccatgcccatttcgAATAAAGTTATTTCCYAATATTTTGGTAAGTTAGCTGTCCAGGTCATTGAtcttgctttgtagtataccgcTCTGAaatgatgggggtgggggccacaaaaaatcttaACTCATCATGAGGCGATGCAGTTGCTCTTAACAACCCCCCTCCcattgcgagcaaaacattttagtggcccccgtCTTGACAGTGGAGATCATTTTAGTTTGAGTTAATTTagtgcaattctacatattttaaaGCACGTTTGCTGTAATTCTACAGATTtctgccatggggtggagagaagatttagctttttataactaatttcatgcaattctacacattgagagaaatgtttgcagttgttAATATGATATccgagtgagactgactaacaaaatcaatgggggccccccagCCTGTAATTTGACCGTGATAACAAGTCTGGGTAGCTGGCTGCTAAATTAACTTGGCAATCAAacattttagctgacatgggctaattgacttaCTATCAGGAGATAGAAAAacagctgatgcacaaccaaattttgaaattgcaccttgtgtattctactattctaacccacaacagtaagttgagaaccCGACTGTGGCGGGGGGCAGTGATCCGAGGGCCTTTCAAACAGGGGCCACGGGCCGCcgtcagttgcccatccctgttctaAGTGGTTGATGCTTTTGAAAACATTCTTCTTCCATCATCACATGCAGTGAGGTGTCTGGTTTGGGTATAATTTGACAGAAGATCAAGGCTCTAACTTCAACCAACCAAATATCTGAACTCCTCTGCAATCAATAAATTACTGTACTGCTTACTGTACAGACAGGGACATGCAAGAGTACTTTCAGTGTCAAGTGGGATAAAGTAGTCCCAAATGAAAACTTGCAAAGATGATCCGGACCATTCATCTCATCACTTGAAAATGAAAACTGAATTTAATATCAGCTTGTCCCAGATTTACTGATGGCTGTCTATGCTCAATCTGCTAGTCAATACTGCACTCGTTTAAATAATCTCATTAAGACCTTCCTATAAAACTCCCCTAACCTGACCGATAAAAGCGGACACGCCCAGGCCAGACCAGTCGTCACATTCGGAATGTTCTAGGTGCTGTCCTTGTTAGCAATGGCAGCATCTCAAATCCATCTTTCCAAGGCAAACCATGCACACCTCTGTCCCTCTTGGGTATAACAGTGTTTAGAGGACTAGAAAACATATTGtccttttaaaacatatttttgttattttgggcATTGTAATCAACTTTTTGCGAACAAGCTTGTGACAACATGTTGGCAAATTTCTCCCTCTTTGGAAATCtcaggatatcatataatataattattttcaaAAACCTCTGACACTATTTTATAATGGAAATATATAAACTGTATGCTTTATATTACTGTACACTTATATTTCGACCTTCAGATACAAGAGTTATGATATAGCTAGTATTTCACTCTTTTGTTTTAAGACACAGTGCCCTGATACTTTGACTGGAGTAAATTAATCTCTGTACATCCTATTCAGTAAACAACATGCAGCACCTAAAACCAAATAAGTTATTCACTATGATTTATTTCTGGCAYGACCTCTAGATGAATGTTAAGCACAGGCATACTAACAACGTACTTAACTTTGTAGGTCTCAAGTTGAAACTGACTCAGTAGGAAAAGTGGGAAAGACCGAAGCGAGTCAAATAGGTGCTGTCCTTAACATCCATGCAGCATCGTATATGTATAtcataaatatgtattttctgatgaATACGTGAATATTGAAGGACAGCAGGCCCCAGGATGTTAGATAAGACCAAAGCTAGATGTGTCTGTGGTTGTTTAGTGTTGTCTGAGAGGTGACCATGCATGCCAGGGTATCTCTGTCAGAGTTGGTCTATCCCCTCCTGTGAAAGGGTGCAGAGCCTAAGGAAAGCTATGTTGTTTAGGGGACAGGTGGGGGACAGTGTCCCCCTGTGAGAGTAGGCATAGGGCTATGGTGGCTCTATTTGACCTGCGGGGTGTCACTATGGTCAGTGGGGCGGGGGGCGGGGAGCAGGGGGACAGGGCAACTGGCCTCAATGAGGGCGGGGTTGAGGATGATGGGGAGGGACATGGGGGGCACGCCCCCCACCTGCAGATGGGAGGCCAGGGGCTGCAGGATGAGGGGGGACTGACTRYTGMGMGASTGYKTCAGSGGGSTAGAGATCTGGGGYGACATCTTCACTGGGGTGCGCATGGGGGGAGTCGACGGGGGCACTGGAGATGATCTGTCTGTtcctggaagagaagagaggacattGATTAATTCACTGATTGTTGGCTATGAAACTGACATTGACTAAATTGATCGTTGGCGTTGGCCAGATTTCATCTTTGACTGGCCACGTTAACATGGTTACCGTTGGTACTAGGTGGTGGGGGACCTTGGGGCGACACTGGTCTGCTGGAGGTCTTTGGCTCTGTGGGGGCAGCTGGCACTGGCACAGGAGATGGGGCCTGAGCTGGGGGTGGCGAGGCTGGGGGGCAGGGGGCAGCCGGCTGGACAAGCTCCACTGGGGGACTAGGAGCAGGATCTATGGACACAGAGCACATACAGCCATTACATTTCAGAGATCTAGCATTGATGTATATAGCAGAACACTGAAACAAGACTAAGTATAAATCATGAAAAACATGTAGGCTGTGTTTTCGAAAATCCGATTTATGCTTGATCCAGGAAAATGCGGTCCGTAGGCTCCGTACGGAGGGTGTGATGCAAACGCGGAGCCTCCGTAGGcctgcagaggccaaatcaagctccgtATCGCATCGCCATGTGCATCCCACATTTTGTAAGGTTTCCATATAGCTCcccattgacatgattggttgacggtaggtgggggcggtatgTCCTGTATAAacaactcacttccttgacaacttccttcacaacagctatgctccgcgaagcgcaagaagtatggaGGCCCTGACTACTGCAGAGACCGcatcgcagtaaatgctgtactGCCAATACAAATCCAGATAACCTACCTTGTTAACACTCAAAGCAGAGTATATATCTGAGAAAACAGGGCCTTAATAGAAGCAGGTTTGCGGTCCAGTACCTGGTTGTGGTATGACTGTCTGTTTGAAGAGCTCCTCCCGGAGGTTAGGCAGGAAGCAGTTGATGCGTTCCCAGGTGATCTCCCACAGGTCAGAGTATCCCGTACGGGAGTCAACGCTGTGGAAGATTCCTGCTGTGTCCATCACCAGCAGCATGTTCTTCAGAGACTCTGGGATGGCCTCCAGCTGGGGGTAGGTGGTG from Salvelinus sp. IW2-2015 linkage group LG25, ASM291031v2, whole genome shotgun sequence encodes:
- the LOC111951845 gene encoding core histone macro-H2A.2 isoform X2, whose translation is MSARGGKKKSTKLSRSARAGVIFPVGRMMRYLRTGTHKYRIGMGAPVYMAAVIEYLAAEILELAGNAARDNKKGRITPRHIKLAVANDEELNQLLRGVTISNGGVLPRIHPELLSKKRGSRVKVDTQVTVPEKRAERVKSIKKPTTKKGKGKPGRKQRKNTENDKEAVVANSTVEDGPGDGFTILSAKSLFLGQKLSLTESEISKIGTIKVEGIINPTNAEMDLKEGVGSALEKAGGRDFLEAVKELRKAQGPLEVASVAVSQASGMPARFVIHCNIPQWGSEKCEDQLEKTVKACLSAAEEKKLKSVAFPSLPAGRNGFPKQTAAQLILKAISNHFVSATTSSLKNIYFVLFDSESIGIYLQEMAKLDAK
- the LOC111951845 gene encoding core histone macro-H2A.2 isoform X1, with translation MSARGGKKKSTKLSRSARAGVIFPVGRMMRYLRTGTHKYRIGMGAPVYMAAVIEYLAAEILELAGNAARDNKKGRITPRHIKLAVANDEELNQLLRGVTISNGGVLPRIHPELLSKKRGSRVKVDTQVTVPEKRAERVKSIKKPTTKKGKGKPGRKQRKNTENDKEAVVANSTVEDGPGDGFTILSAKSLFLGQKVSLNLSLTESEISKIGTIKVEGIINPTNAEMDLKEGVGSALEKAGGRDFLEAVKELRKAQGPLEVASVAVSQASGMPARFVIHCNIPQWGSEKCEDQLEKTVKACLSAAEEKKLKSVAFPSLPAGRNGFPKQTAAQLILKAISNHFVSATTSSLKNIYFVLFDSESIGIYLQEMAKLDAK